The Musa acuminata AAA Group cultivar baxijiao chromosome BXJ2-5, Cavendish_Baxijiao_AAA, whole genome shotgun sequence genomic interval TTTGATATCTACGATCATTTCTGTGTCATTTGTAAAATATGGATGGCTGTTATTATGAGtaatttccctttttcttgcaacAGTGAGTTTGAGGAGCTTGAAGCTGTACCTACTTCATCAGTAATTGAAGGTCCTCTTGAGCCAACTACATCTGCAGCTACACCAATTCCGGATGTTCCTGATGATGCATTGACAAACTTCTTTGGTGTATGTTTTCTGCTAATTGTACCATTAGTTGTATCGTCGTGTCTGCTGCTAGTAAGTGTAGCTTTTAGGTGTACTATGGTCTACTCTTTATGTGATGGTAATTCTACTATTTTTAGTAAATTATGGTGCCGTGTTCGTCAGGCAGTAGGTCTACTTTTTATGACATGGAAATTATTTTGTTTTTTCAGAATGCTCTGAACATTGGAAACGCATCAAATGCAGCAATTTCAGGGCAGCCACCTCTTGTCGCAGCAACTGTTCCTGTAACTTCTAATGAATCAAGTACCAATCCATCTGTGATACCAACTGTTCAGCCAACCCCCGCTTTTCCAGCTTCATCCTGCTTAATGCCACCTCTGGAAACTATTGAATCAAGTAGCGGAAATATCAATCGTGCTACAAGTCTTGTGAAACCTTCATTTTTTACTCCAGCACCTTCTACATTGGCAATGCCTCAAGCAGCATCTATAACTCCGAATGCTCCTCCACTGTATCCTCCAGTGACAATGCAGCGTCCATATGGCACTCCATTACTACAACCCTTTCCACCACCTGCTCCATCTGCATCCCTTACTCCGGCTCCAAACTATGGCCCAATTCTTACAAAAGAAAAAGTCCGTGCTGCACTCTTGAGGCTCGTGCAGGTAAGTTTTCTTCCCTTCTGCTGCACTATTTTTTTTCTCATCCGTCTTGACAATAAATTATTGGTACTGCATTGGATGGACTGGTCCCCATACAACTTGTTCATTGTGTTTCTTGTTTTTAAGTAAATAGCCATATGATGATCGTTTCCTTAGTACAGATCTTGCACACTACATTTCTAGCAGTGTGTTTCTTTTTCATTCTTGCACTTTCATTGTCCTCTCATTTTTGATCTTACCACCCATTATCCTGCTCACTCAACTTTCCATGCAAGTTAACAAACGTTTTGGATAATTCCATGACTGGAAGTTAGTGTTGTGGATCCAGTCCCTTAATCTAATTTCTGATGTGCCATGTAGTTCCGTTGTGCCATGTAGTAATTTATTTTTCCCCTCCCTTATGGTTTTGGTATATCACTTGAAGTCTTTCTTCCCTCTTATGTTGTGTCTTCCTACTAACCATTCACTCTGCTTACACTTAGTGATGTCATCAACTTCtgatatttctttttatgaaagtCCTCTGTCATGATTgatctattttgcttgtaaatgcTGCTCTCATCAAATGTATTGTGCATGGGAGCTCCATTgggaatatttatttttatttattttgcatTTATTTTTCAAGCAGAGATTAGTGTTGCTATTTCTTCAGATCTGATAGTCTCTGCTTGAAACTAAGTGGCTTGTTACCACAGAAGACTGAAGCAACTCCAAGGATGACTTGACTGGCCATTTATTGATATTAAATTCATTGTCTATCCTATTAACAGAATTTTTACAGTTGAAGTATACATTTCAGGGAGGGTGTTTGCTTTTGATATTTCTTTTTGCTTGTTGTACTCTGAATAGTGTAATGGACTAAAGTTGATCTGATCATCTAAATGTGTTCTTTGCAGAACAATGAATTCATTGATATGGTATACCGGGAGATGCTAAATGCACATTACCCGTGATGAGCAAAAGATTTGGGTGAGAGATGGGACGATTCTCGGTGCATATAATTACTAGTCGAGCTGCTTTTTCTTGTAGAGCTATTTGTAAATCTTTCGAGTGGCAGATAACGACATAGAACTTTTGTTCATATAactttttcctttattttttttgggATTGTATGTAGATGGGAGTATCTAAAATTTTCTTCTGGTATGCTATCTGATCTCACTGGGAATTCAGCACAAGTTCATATGTTGCCTGAATTTTCTTAGCAACACGGACCGATGCATCAAATCATGGGATGCTATTTCCAAAACTTAAAACATCTTGTTGCTGAAGTTTACTTGTATTCCGTAGGCTCTACATCTGTGAGATGTCATCACACCATGTTTCTATTACTTAACAATGTCTTGATCTTTGGGATCAATTATTGTTTTTTACCAAAGTGAACgatatatttgttaggatcgagagcactaagagggggggggggggggggggtggggggggggtgaattagtgcagcggatatctctcagcgattaaaaacgaaagctgcgttcgttcgataaaaactattttgatgcaaaagtcaattctaagattacttatgattaagtgcagtttatgtctaaacacagtttgcgtctaagcgcaatttacgcagtttgcagtttgcgtctaaatgcagattgcgtctaagcgcagtttgcatctaagcgtagtttgtgtctaagcttagattgcgtttaagcgcagtttgcgtctaagcgcagtttacgtctaaactcagattgcgtctaagcgcagtttgcgtctaagcacagtttgcgtctaagcgcagattgcgtttaagcgcagtttgcgtctaagcgcagtttacgtctaaaatcagattgcgtctaagcgcagtgcagtttgcgtctaaacgtagttttacgtctaaacacagttttacgtctaaacgtagttttacgtctaaacgcagtttgcgtctaaacgcagttttatgtctaaacgtagttttacgtctaaacgcagtttgcgtctaaacgcagttttacgtctaaacgtagttttacgtttaaaagtagtttacgtctaaaacacagttttacgtctaaacacagtttgcgcagtttacgtctaaacgcagttttaaagggatctgaacttagaaacttcgttcgtaaaagcgcagaagacagttttgcagaatcaaaacgtaaacgtaaactgtaatgtatgaaaacaccgatttacgtctaaatgcagattcggaaagatcagcacttagaaacttgttcgtaaaggcgcagagagcagtagctatgtaggaggtttgcagtaatgataaagtgctcaaaataaacgcaaaccagagatttagagtggttcggtcagtcttgacctactccacttttggcttcctccaccgacgaggtcaccgacgtcaactagaagccttccttcaataggcgaaggctaactaccctcttacagattcactccttttgacgggcttaggagacaacccttacagaagttttctctcctctctttacaactcaaacttgaagaatagaaagaggagaactagcagttttgagctctaagaaacacagaaagatagcaagatttcgagtgtgtgttctgtatcttttcagtgctgaatgggtggggtatttataggccccaacccaattcaaatttggagctcaaaacgatcaaatcccggaattccgggatcaggtggttgcacctcctgactggagaggttgcactgcctggcagagctcgaagactgagcccaggcggtgccacctcttgactgaggctgttgcacctctctgccagagctcgaagaccgagctcaggcggtgccacctctctgtcagggaggttgcaccgcccagtcttactcgaagactgagctcaggcggtgccacctctctgtcagggaggttgcaccgcccagtctagctcgaagactgagctcaggcggtgccacctcctggctggggaggttgcaccgcccagtctcgctaggaggcttagcccaggcggtgccacctcctggcctaggcggttgcacctcctggtgcaatcagggtccgaatggttagctccattcggcccaatttcagtctttcaggggcccaattgccccaagattaagctaatgggatcacctcccattttccaacttaatcaatgtgctaactacgattagatctaagacaatttctgcagctttgcttcggtgcgtcaatcgcttcttccagcgagtttccggcgaacttccgtcgatcatccgatgaaccctcggtgatgctcctgcggacttccggcaaactcctggactttgcgacgatccacttggcgagttccgacgagcttcgcttggcaagcttctagacttctcggatctgttctcgcagaacctccgacgaccgtccgaacttccgtcgaactctcgaactcccaacgtgatcatgaacttgactccggcgcaactcctgctgcttgtctaactttcatcgtagttaatcctgcacatgtaaacaaaacttcgatcgagacaattaatcctaagcgattaaccaagttgtccggcatgtcattggtccctcgacgcttcgtccgattcttcggcgcatcgtcctttcctgcggcctattgcccaatcggtcagttggcttcgcaactccgatatccttggcacaatacccgctcttcttggcccgatgcccgagtccacggcccgaagccttctgtcgatacgtcgaccgatccaccggcccgacgtccaatcttctgacatgttcctccggcacaacatgattttcctgctttaattgtctcatcctgatcaaagcatcctgcgtcactcaaaacgcagattaaatcataaacatatatcaagtagtttcatcatcaaaatacgagattcaacgataTTTTGATTGTCCGATATGTGACTTGGGTTTGGAGCAAATCGAGGTCCTATGTCAAGTTTGTCTTAAGTTGAGGTGCTGAGAGTTTGGGGATCTCGGTCGAGACATGGAAAAAGCTATGTTGAGAGTGGCATGCTTAAGTTAATACAGATTTAGATGGTTTGATGAAGTGTTGAAGTTGATAAATGTGTTTCAAAGACTCTTGAGAATACACCTTTGGGAATTTTTTTTATAGTATGATGGGTGATCGGTGGATTGAGATCAATGTTGGGTCAATGTTGGGAATAGCTACATGCTTAAAATTAATCTAATCACTTTTTTGAGTTTGGTAATAGCATTATGGGTATAAAATTTTtaacaatatttttaatttttgaacgaTAGATgtgatatataataataattttaaattttaattttgaaatgatgattgtgatatatatatatgtatatatatatatgtatatatatgtatatatatatatgtatatatatatatatgtatattattatttattatcttaGCAATGATTGTAAGATAAATATTATCAACTTTTGTATTACATTAATGCTTTtagtgtggggggggggggtgtgatatGTTGAAACTTAAGCATGTATCGATGATTAGACtaagataaaaaaacaaaaataagagaCTATCCCCGAAGATAACAAATACTTATTTGATATAGCATTCAAAACTTATTTGATTTATAATTctataattttatatcattttttatttttattttaagagtcattatatattaatttttcaaagcatagaaataaaattataaaattgtttattttaaattatttttatttaaaatttaataaagaATCAACGATTTTGAATCAGAATCTGATTCCTAAATTTTagaaatgaattttttttatggaAAAAAGAAACGATTCTTTCATAatactaataaaataatatagtattatttATAGCCCTAGTATTATTTTGCAAAACTCTAGTCCAGTCCACAATAACAGGAAGCATGATTGTGCAAGGCCTCAAACAAGGAGTCTCCTTCTAGGGTTCTTCATCTTCATCCAGTTAAAGTTTCAAAAGTCATCATCCCATTTGTCGTTCCTTTTTTTGATTTTTCCTGATTCTTCCTACCCCTTTTATCTTTTGTGTTCTTATTCATGTTGGTTTCTCATCAAACCCATGCTCACTTTTTTTGTGCCACTCCTATCTTCACGGAGAACTTAGAAGCATCACTTTATTCTGCATGTGTAATAATGATTACAATGGTAGGAGATAACTATATAAAATCTATGAATGAACTATCCATATTGTCATCCATTACTTCAATCTTTTTCATACTagcataaattattattttaccaATAATGATATACATAAATTCACACACCTCTCGTACTCAACACTCGCGTCAATAGTAAATCGACTTTCATATCTATATCATATCAGTACTACATTGATGATTACTCAGCATCACGATCGAAATATATTTTCTTATAAATGAATAGTGCTTTTTAATTCTTTTtactaaataattatatattctaATCTTCACAAAACTTaagtgttagaagattggatacaACCTAGCATAAGTTTTGCAACTCGGGCATACTATTTAGAATACTCTCCTTTTTGTGATTCGAGCATGCTAAGCATGAGAAGATTTACCTTTCatccataaaaaaattataaaaactgGGTAATTTTATTAGATAATCTTATTGTTACCATGTGTTTGTGAAATGCCTTTGGAGAAAGATGTTAATTAATTTAGCTAGTAAAGACTTTGACAAAAAGATTTTACCTGAATCTCGACTTAaattctttgaaaaaaaaaaaaaaggtactcTCAAAGATATATAACATGTCTCAGATCTAACCATAATTACAATCCTTCATCCTTAGGCAGGCTATAAAGTTAATATTGTTCTTGTGGATTTCTGGTAATCTGCAGTACAATACACATCCTTTTCCTGATTAGGGCATCTGCATCTTGctgtcttctttctttcttagCTTATTTGCTGTAGATGCATAGCTGCAGAAATTTCAATGACAAGCAACCAAAAAAGGTTCCTTCAATCTAATGATTGATAGAAATGGGAGAAAGGAGATTTATTGCTTTTAAGTTTGTTCATAACTGTTACTTTCATTCTTTGAGTACTTTTTGTAGGAGAAGAAAGAATAAAGCTACCATTGTTGGAAATAAAATGCAGAACAACAATTTAAAAGAATAACTTTGATGCTGATAAAGATATAAATATCATTGCCAGCATCAAAGTGGCTTTTTAATTCACCATCTTCATTCATGGTATTAATGTCCAAGCTCTATCATAAACTGCTATTTCTGCTGATAAAGGATCAGAAAGCATGCTGGATTTACTCATATCCAAGTAGATGATTAATTGCATTAGAGACATACAAAGATCTTACACTTA includes:
- the LOC135611967 gene encoding mRNA-decapping enzyme-like protein isoform X2 — encoded protein: MTQNGKLMPNLDQQSTKALNLIVLQRIDPFVEEVLMTAPHVTLYEFNIELNRWSRKDVEGSLFLVKRNAQPRFQFIVMNRRNTDNLVEDLLGDFEYEIHLPYLLYRNAAQEVNGIWFYNSHDCEDVANILSRILNAYSKVPPKPKVSSKSEFEELEAVPTSSVIEGPLEPTTSAATPIPDVPDDALTNFFGNALNIGNASNAAISGQPPLVAATVPVTSNESSTNPSVIPTVQPTPAFPASSCLMPPLETIESSSGNINRATSLVKPSFFTPAPSTLAMPQAASITPNAPPLYPPVTMQRPYGTPLLQPFPPPAPSASLTPAPNYGPILTKEKVRAALLRLVQKTEATPRMT
- the LOC135611967 gene encoding mRNA-decapping enzyme-like protein isoform X1, whose amino-acid sequence is MTQNGKLMPNLDQQSTKALNLIVLQRIDPFVEEVLMTAPHVTLYEFNIELNRWSRKDVEGSLFLVKRNAQPRFQFIVMNRRNTDNLVEDLLGDFEYEIHLPYLLYRNAAQEVNGIWFYNSHDCEDVANILSRILNAYSKVPPKPKVSSKSEFEELEAVPTSSVIEGPLEPTTSAATPIPDVPDDALTNFFGNALNIGNASNAAISGQPPLVAATVPVTSNESSTNPSVIPTVQPTPAFPASSCLMPPLETIESSSGNINRATSLVKPSFFTPAPSTLAMPQAASITPNAPPLYPPVTMQRPYGTPLLQPFPPPAPSASLTPAPNYGPILTKEKVRAALLRLVQNNEFIDMVYREMLNAHYP